Sequence from the Gemmatimonadota bacterium genome:
CGCTCATCCGCCGCGACAGCTCACTCGTCGACCGGATCTGGGGACTCGGCTTCGTGCTGCTGGTGCACCATCACACGGCCTTCGCCGGGGAGGTCGGTGGCACGGTCGATCGGCTCTTCGCGGCACTGGTGGTGATCTGGGGGCTCAGGCTGACGTGGCACATCACCCATCGCAACTGGGGGCACGGCGAGGACCCCCGGTACGCCGCGATGCGCGCCAGGAACGGGGGCCGCTGGTGGTGGCAGAGCCTCTTCACCGTCTTCCTGCTTCAGGGGGCGCTGATGCTCCTGATCGGCCTTCCGCTCGCAGCGACGGCGACGCCTGGCGCAGCGTGGGGACGGGCGCTCGGCAGCCTGCTCTGGGCGGTGGGGTTTGCCTTCGAGGCCGGCGGTGACTGGCAGCTCGCCCGCTTCAAGGCCAACCCGGCCAACCGCGGCCAGGTCCTCGATACCGGCTTCTGGCGCTACACCCGCCACCCGAACTACTTCGGCGACGCCCTCCAGTGGTGGGGCTTATGGTGCTTTGCGGCGGCGACCGGCCTCTGGTGGACGATCGTCTCCCCGATCCTCATGACGCTGCTGCTCCTGAAGGTCTCCGGGGTGACCCTGCTGGAGTCGGCACTCGTCGACTCCAAGCCCGGCTATCGGGATTACGTCCGCCGAACACCGGCGTTCTTCCCGTGGTGGCCGCGGTCTGACGGCCGCGGATGAAGCCCCCTCATCCCTCACCCCTCACGAGTAAGGCGGCGATGGCGGGCACCTTTTACGTTTCACCCGTTCACCGTTCACCGTTCACCGTTCACCGGTCCTCCGCATGTCCTTCGTCCGCATCTCCGAACTCTCCCAGCATGTCGGCGCCGTCGTCACGGTGCCGGGCTGGGTCGTCACCACCCGTTCGTCGGGGAAGATCGCCTTCTGCGTGATGCGCGATGGCACCGGCTACCTGCAGACGGTGTTCCCGAAGAATGAGGTGATCGACGGGGCGTGGGAGCGCTTCGCGACGCTGACGCAGGAAGCCTGCATCACCGTCACCGGCACGGTGCGCGAGGACGCGCGCGCACCCGGCGGCTACGAGCTCACCGCGAGCGACGTGGTGGTGACGGCGCCGAGCGTCGACTATCCGATCTCGCCGAAGGAGCATGGCACCGCGTTCCTGTTCGAGCATCGGCATCTCTGGCTGCGCAGCAAGAAGCAGGTCGCCATCGCCCGCGTGCGTCACGAGATCGAGCAGGCGATCCACGACTTCTACTACGCGCGCGGCTTCATTCGCGTCGACACCCCGATCCTCACCGGCTCGATC
This genomic interval carries:
- a CDS encoding DUF1295 domain-containing protein, which encodes MPSRDVYLLTVSAAPLLAALVVLCWIASLIRRDSSLVDRIWGLGFVLLVHHHTAFAGEVGGTVDRLFAALVVIWGLRLTWHITHRNWGHGEDPRYAAMRARNGGRWWWQSLFTVFLLQGALMLLIGLPLAATATPGAAWGRALGSLLWAVGFAFEAGGDWQLARFKANPANRGQVLDTGFWRYTRHPNYFGDALQWWGLWCFAAATGLWWTIVSPILMTLLLLKVSGVTLLESALVDSKPGYRDYVRRTPAFFPWWPRSDGRG